From the Lolium rigidum isolate FL_2022 chromosome 2, APGP_CSIRO_Lrig_0.1, whole genome shotgun sequence genome, one window contains:
- the LOC124688430 gene encoding pentatricopeptide repeat-containing protein At1g73400, mitochondrial-like, with the protein MVSPHLPLRLRHLRRLLSTAPLSSLSSAYYSHPCSPPPNRTRTPPPRPHPRDIPPARWFSSPGHVLLPTNLQEQHVASLSDKIYDAVTETEEGSNEGTEAALDALGASLTTPLVADVMHRLRYEEKLAFRFFAWASQQDNYQHEQRAYNDMIDILSGTRYKSRQFGVLCDVLDHMKRHGTRSVPVEDLLAILRAYTEKHLANLRKLAKKRRARMRTPPETDALNILLDSFCKCGMVREAETVFGRVKRKLQGNAETYSILFFGWCRARDPKKAMKVLEEMIQMQHTPENFTYIAAIDSFCSAGLVSEARELFEFMRTEGSKISSPTAKAYSIMIVALAKADQMDECFELISDMTKRGCMPDVSTFKDLIEGMCLVGKVDAAYCVLEEMGKAGFPPDIVTYNCFLEVLCSLQKPDDALKLCERMIEARCEPSVHTYNMLMMMFFTMREPHRALDIWIEMDKRGCRRAVDTYEIMIDGLFDCGRAEDATALLDEVINHDMKLSYKKFDAIMLQLSAVGNLGAIHRLSEHMRKFYNVAMSRRFSITQKKKSIGIRRR; encoded by the coding sequence ATGGTATCCCCCCACCTCCCACTCCGgctccgccacctccgccgccttCTCTCCACCGCGCCCTTGTCCTCTCTCTCCTCCGCATACTACTCGCACCCCTGCTCCCCGCCGCCGAACCGCACTCGAACCCCGCCCCCGCGGCCCCATCCCCGAGACATCCCGCCGGCGCGATGGTTCTCCTCCCCCGGGCACGTCCTCCTCCCCACCAACCTCCAGGAGCAGCACGTCGCGTCTCTCTCTGACAAGATCTACGACGCGGTGACGGAGACAGAGGAGGGCTCCAACGAGGGCACGGAGGCGGCCCTCGACGCGCTGGGCGCCTCCCTGACCACCCCGCTCGTGGCCGACGTCATGCACCGCCTCCGCTACGAGGAGAAGCTGGCCTTCCGGTTCTTCGCCTGGGCCTCGCAGCAGGACAACTACCAGCACGAGCAGCGCGCCTACAACGACATGATCGACATCCTCTCCGGCACGCGCTACAAGTCCCGCCAGTTCGGCGTGCTCTGCGACGTGCTCGACCACATGAAGCGCCACGGCACCAGGTCCGTCCCGGTCGAGGACCTGCTGGCCATCCTCCGCGCGTACACGGAGAAGCACCTCGCCAACCTCAGGAAGCTGGCCAAGAAGCGCCGGGCGCGGATGCGCACGCCGCCGGAGACCGACGCGCTCAACATCCTGCTCGACTCCTTCTGCAAGTGCGGGATGGTCAGGGAGGCGGAGACGGTGTTTGGCCGCGTGAAGAGGAAGCTGCAGGGGAACGCCGAGACGTACAGCATCCTCTTCTTCGGGTGGTGCCGCGCGAGGGACCCCAAGAAGGCCATGAAGGTGCTCGAGGAAATGATCCAGATGCAGCACACCCCGGAGAACTTCACCTACATTGCTGCTATCGACTCCTTCTGCAGCGCTGGTTTGGTCTCGGAGGCAAGGGAGCTGTTTGAGTTCATGAGGACCGAGGGATCCAAGATATCGTCCCCCACTGCTAAGGCCTACTCTATTATGATTGTGGCGCTGGCAAAGGCTGATCAGATGGACGAGTGCTTCGAGCTGATTTCAGATATGACGAAACGTGGCTGCATGCCTGATGTATCAACCTTTAAAGACTTGATTGAAGGCATGTGTTTGGTGGGCAAAGTCGATGCTGCTTACTGTGTTTTGGAGGAGATGGGGAAGGCTGGGTTTCCTCCTGACATTGTCACTTACAATTGCTTTCTTGAGGTGCTTTGTAGTCTTCAAAAGCCTGATGACGCGCTCAAACTCTGTGAGAGGATGATAGAAGCACGCTGTGAGCCCAGCGTTCATacttacaatatgctgatgatgatGTTCTTCACGATGAGAGAGCCACATAGGGCGCTCGATATTTGGATTGAGATGGACAAAAGAGGATGTCGACGTGCTGTTGATACCTATGAAATCATGATTGATGGGCTGTTTGATTGTGGGAGAGCAGAAGATGCAACCGCTCTTCTGGATGAAGTAATAAACCATGACATGAAACTGTCGTACAAGAAGTTCGATGCTATCATGTTACAATTATCAGCTGTTGGCAACCTCGGTGCAATACATCGGCTTTCGGAGCATATGAGAAAATTTTACAATGTTGCAATGTCAAGACGTTTTTCCATCAcacagaagaagaagagcatTGGTATTAGAAGGAGATGA